Below is a window of Gloeocapsa sp. PCC 73106 DNA.
GCTTGTCGTTATCTCCAATATAATACTCTACTCTCCAGGTAAGACTAGTTAGTGCGATCGCTTCATATTCATCGATGATTAATTGGGTGCAACCATTGAGGATTATTCCCAAGACGACGATTAAACCGAGATTGCGCAAATAATTTTTAAGCATATATGTACTTGTAAAAATAACACGGGGAAAGTTATTAGCTGCTACTGTCCCCGCGTTTAGAGAATTGACCCTAATCTACTGATTTCGTCTTATTGCAGAGGATGAAAAAGTAGGTCAGGATAAAAACGGTTGAATTCAATTAACATACCTGCGGTGAAAGTCAACAGCGCGGCAATCAGAACCGGTGCGGTGGATAAAAAAGCGGTAAAATCTTTCATGGATACATCCTCTCAATAGTTCAACTTGACAAAAATTTTAACGAGGTGAAACGGATATTTGGTTATCGGGAACGGTTAATTGACCCGACACCAATTCTTTAAAAGCTAATACAGGCCAAGCAAAACCCGATAGCATTTTAGCAATAGCTAGGGGTACATCGATAACGACTTCTTTAGCTTCAGGATTTTTATCGGTGCTAATCGCTATTAAATAAGCACGACCTACCCAACCGATCCAACCGGTGATATACAGGAATAGAATACTAGGGATCAGAAAATCTCCCGCGTGGCTCAAACGACCATCTACAATCAGATGGGGGTAGCCTTCTGGTCCACAGAGGGCTTGAGCGTAACGTTCAGCACGTTTTTGACCTGACATAGGGTCGTTGGTGGTATTGCGAAAGTTTTTAGCCTTTTGTTGATAAGCGGCGGACTCGCTACAGGGAACCAAACCCGCTACTGATTCATCGGCTGAAGCTGAAAGAGTAAAATTGAAGCAAAGCATCAAAGCTAGAAGTAAAGCAAAAAACCGTCTCATAGATTTGTTTCCTTTTGTTACAATAGGTTAATTCTTTTTTACAAAAGAAACGAGCTAGTTAACACAAGCATCATAGACTTAAATGCGCCTGAGTTAGTGATTCTGACTCAGGTTTCCCAACTAGAAAAGAGTGTTAAAGTAATAAACACATACAGTCCTATTTGAGATTAAATTAGCACGCAATGGCAACGATTTTAGCAGTAGAAACGAGTTGTGATGAAACTGCTGTGGCAATTGTAAAAAATCGTTATATTTGTAGTAACGTAGTGGCGTCACAAATTTCTCTACACGGTGCTTACGGCGGTGTAGTACCAGAGATAGCTTCGCGTGAACATCTAGTGACGATTAACCCATTAATTACTCAAGCTTTAACAGAAGCAGACATAAGCTGGTCAGAAATAGACGCGATCGCCGCCACAGCAGCCCCTGGACTAGTGGGTGCCTTACTCATTGGGGTAACTGCAGCCAAAACCCTAGCTATAGTAAAAGCTAAACCCTTTTTAGGGGTACACCATTTAGAGGGTCACATCTACGCCAGTTATCTGAGTGAACCCCAATTAAAACCCCCATTTTTATGTTTGTTGGTTTCAGGAGGACACACCAGTTTAATCTTGGTCAAAGACTGTGGTCAATATGAAAGCGTAGGAACTACTCGAGATGATGCCGCAGGAGAAGCCTTCGATAAGGTAGCCAGATTACTCAAACTGGGTTATCCTGGTGGTCCGATCATCGATCGCCTGGCGAAAACGGGTAATGCAGCAGCCTTTTCTTTACCTGAGGGCAAAATTTCCCTACCAGGAGGTGGCTATCACCCCTACGATTGTAGCTTTAGCGGTTTAAAAACAGCAGTCATGCGCCTAGTAGACAAATTAGACCCCGATGCTCTTCCCGTGGAGGATCTCGCAGCCAGTTTTCAAAGGACCGTGGCGCGTACCCTCACCCACAAGACGATTAACTGTGCTTTGGACTACCGTATCGAAAATATCGTAATTGGGGGTGGAGTGGCGGCTAACAGCGGTTTGAGAGCACATTTACAAGAGGCTGCAGCCAAAGAGGGTTTAAGAGTGTATTTTCCTCCCTTAAAATTATGTACCGATAACGCGGCGATGATCGCCTGTGCTGCCGCTGATCATTTTGCGCGAGGACATCGCTCCTCCTTGGCTTTAGGGGTACAATCTCGTCTAGCGATCACGGAAGTGATGAAACTATATAGAAATTAATCTGAATGTTGGGATTTTTGAACTTAGATAAGCCCAGTGGCTGGACATCTCATGACTGCGTCGCGAAGATACGGCGCTTGTTAAATCTTAAAAAAGTGGGACATGGTGGAACCTTGGATGTGCGATTCGTTTAGGTCAAAGTTGAGAAAGTCATAATCAGTAGGTAGGAGCAATCCTTTAGCTGAGAGACCCCTAGAAGCCAATTCTAGCCCAACGTAAACCTAGTAAGGTAAATCCCTTAAAAAAGTGAAATTAAGACCTCTTAAAATCGATTCTAAAGGGACAAAAAAAAAGGTAAAAGGCTCACTGAGTCTAAATCATGAAATCATGAGTAATAATACTCAAGAAATAGCAAAAGAAAGGAAATGTTAAGAGTTTGTCACAAAACTCAAAGCGGATTACCGAATCAAGCAGGTAGTGATTACCGAACCTTAACAACTTAATTATCGTGTAGGTGAAAGTCCTATCCCCCATGTGTTGGGGTGACAGCATAGCCCGCGGTGAATTGAGGTGGTATCTCATACGCCGAAGCCGGGTTAAAAGCAGGTAACTTGGTAATCTGAACCGGAACCCCTGCAAGCATTCTCGTCATGAATAGGAATACGAACTCTCGTCTGAACCATCGTTACTCCAAAACAGCCAAAACAGATTGATAAGGCTGCAGTCAAAAGACAATGAACTAACATACCAGCAGATTGCCCAATCTGAACTGGAAACACATATATAGTCCCGGTGGAGAGAGAGATTCTAAAACGAGACAGAACGATAATTAGGAACGAAGTAACCCCTAGAAAGCTCTTGAATATCAAGTAGTAACCAGCGAAAGCCAATAGGGGAAGGATTGACTAAGAAGCCAACGCTTTCCAATAACAGGAAAGATATGCAGACATAGTCACTTTGATAAATAGGAAATAGTTGTAAGTAGAGAGTTATTATCGATGAACGTAAAGTACGATACAAAGAATTGGAACGAAATCGACTGGAAAACAGTTGAAATCGCCGTCTTTAAACTCCAAAAGCGAATATTTCGAGCAAGTCAGGAAGGCAATGTCAAGCGGATCCACAGCTTACAAAAGCTACTCAGTACCTCGTATTACGGAAAGCTATGGGCAATTCGTAAGGTAACGCAAGACAACCAAGGAAAGAAAACGGCAGGGGTAGATGGAGTTAAATCCCTTAATCCCAGAGAACGTCTTGAAATGGTTGAGAAAATCAAACTAGAAGGTAAAAGTAAACCAACCCGTAGGGTATGGATACCCAAACCTAATGGGGAGAAACGACCCTTGGAGATACCTACCATATACGAACGTGTAAAACAATGCTTAGTAAAGTTAGCTCTTGAACCCGAATGGGAATCACGTTTTGAGGTAAATAGTTACGGATTTCGACCTGGAAGAAGCTGTCACGACGCAATTGAGGCAATATTCAATCAAATTAGATATATGCCTAAATATGTATTAGACGCTGACATATCCAAATGTTTTGACAAGATAGACCAAAGGAAACTAATAGTCAAAATCAATACATACCCACAACTTAGAAGGCAACTAAAAGCCTGGTTAAAGAGCGGTGTGATTGACGAAAAGAGCTGGTATCCAACCAATGAAGGCACACCACAGGGGGGAGTGGTGTCTCCATTATTAGCAAATATAGCGCTTCATGGGATGGAAACAGAGGTTAAGAAATACGCTAGAACGTTAAAAGGGAACAAAAGAGATAACGAAAGCTCAGTAAGTCTAATCAGATATGCTGACGATTTCGTAATAATTCATAAATCCCTAGAAGTGGTTCTAAAGTGTAAAGAGATAATCGAAAATTGGCTAAAGAACATTGGTCTAGAACTCAAACCTAGCAAAACCAAAATATCTCACACGCTAATAGAGTGCGAAGGGAACATAGGCTTTGATTTCCTAGGGTTCACCATCAGACAGTTTTCAGTAGGAAAACATCAAAGTGGAAAGAATTCTAAAAGAGAGAAACTAGGGTTCAAAACAATCATAAAACCCTCAAAACAGAAAATCAAGACGCACATCAAGAAACTCGGCGAAGTAATAAGAGCTCATAAGTCAATACCACAAATAGCCTTAATCAAGAAATTAAATCCAATAATTAAAGGGTGGTCAAACTACTATAGCTCGGTCTGCAGTAAGGAAGAATTTTCATATTGTGACCACATACTTTATCAACAACTTAAAAGATGGGCAAAAAGACGACATCCCAAGAAGTCAAAAACATGGGCAGCTAACAAATACTGGCATATTGAAGGTAAAAGAAAATGGGCTTTTGGAGTCAGAAACAAAGAGAGTAAAAACTTCTTTGGGCTTATCGAGCACAATAAAACACCTATCGTGGAACACGTAAAAGTTAAAAGTGATGCAAGCCCATTTAATGGGGAGCTCACCTATTGGAGTAGTCGAAGGGGTAAACACCCAGAAGTCTCAACTAGAGTGGCAACACTTCTTAAAAGACAAAAAGGAAAATGTGCCCATTGTGGATTAATATTTCGAGATGAAGATTTGATAGAAGTAGACCATATTACCCCCAAACACAAAGGTGGCAAAAACAAATATGAGAACCTTCAACTACTTCATAGGTATTGTCATGACATTAAGACAACAATGGAATTAAAGACTTGTACCGATGACAACGGATTTATTAGAGAGGAGCCGTGTGAGGTGAAAGTCTCAAGCACGGTTCTGAAGACAAGTCGAATGGGTGACCGTTCGGCTTAGTTTAACCCTTTGGCTACTGGTGTATTACCGATTGCAGTAGGAAAAGCTACGCGTTTATTACCGTTTTTACCCAGTGATAAAGCCTATCGCGCTAGGGTCAGATTGGGACAACGCACCACCACCGATGATTTAGAAGGGGAAATTATTACCAGTCAAGACGCGAGTGGGGTTAGTTTAACTCAAGTTGAATCGCGTTTACCTCAGTTTTTGGGAGTCATTCAACAAGTACCCCCCGCTTATAGCGCTATTTCCGTAGGGGGTAAACGACTCTACGAACTAGCTAGAATGGGTAAAGCCGTAGAAGTACCCGTTAGAAGCGTATCAGTGCAACAAATAGAGATAATCGGTTGGTATCAGGGAGAATTTCCTGAAGTAGAACTAGCGATCGCCTGTGGGCCCGGGACCTATATTAGAGCGATCGCGCGAGACCTCGGGGATAGTCTGGGGGTGGGTGCTACCTTAGCCGCTTTGACGCGCACTAGTAGCTGTGGGTTTTCCCTAAAAGACAGTTTAACCCTTACTCAGATAGAAAGCGAGTTAAATCTGATTCCACCTCTGGTAGCCTTAAAACATTTAGAGACTATTACCCTTACACCAGAATTAGCTCAACGTTGGTGTCAAGGACAAAAAATTCCCATTATCTCCCCTACCCCAACAACAGAAGAACCGTTATTAGTAATTGCCGCAGCAAGTCAAGATTTTTTAGGTCTTGGTAACTTAATATTCAGTGACAACCAATGCTTATTAGTTCCTAAATTAGTTATGTAGAATGCTGTGAGTTCCCTTTCCCCTTTACCCTTTACCCCTTCCCCTTTACCCCTTCCCCTTTACCCCTTCCCCTTTACCCTTTACCCCTTCCCTTTACCCTTACCCCTTGATTTAATATGAACAAACCTCTTTCTCCCAAAGTTTACCTTATTGGTGCGGGTTCGGGAGATCCAGAATTATTGACCGTCAAAGCTCAAAAAATCATCGCTCAAGCTGATGTAATTCTCTACGCTGATTCTCTGGTACCTCGAGAGATTTTACAGGATGTGCGTCCCGATGTGGAATTAATCCGCACCGCTAATATGACCCTAGAAAAAATTATACCCCTGATGATTGACCGGGTTAATGCTAATCTGAGCGTGGTTCGTCTCCATTCAGGAGATTTAAGCTTATATAGCGCGATTACCGAGCAAATTCAAGCTTTAATTAAAACTCAGACTCCCTTTGAGTTAGTACCAGGAATTAGCGCCTTTCAAGCGGCCGCTGCCCAATTAGGGGTAGAATTGACTGTACCTGACTTAGTACAGACTATTATCCTCACGCGTATCAGTGGAGAAGCTTCAAAAGTACCAGAGACAGAAGAATTATCATCTTTAGCGGCCCATCAAGCTAGTCTCTGCTTATACTTGTCAGCGCGTCACGTGGAATCAGCCCAGGAAAAACTCCTGCAGCACTACCCCCCAGATACTCCCGTCGCCGTCTGCTTTCGCGTGGGTTGGTCAGATGAACGGATTTGGGTTGTTCCTCTAACAGAAATGGCCGCTTTAAGCGATAAAGAAAAGTTAATTCGCACCACCCTCTATATTATTAGCCCAGCTTTATCTAGTTTAAATCAGGAACTAGATGGGCGATCGCGCCTTTATCATCCCGAACACAGCCATATTTTTCGTCCCCGGGTATAGAGCTCACAAGCTTTCTAGCCACCCTGTCACCCCGTCAGGGGGAAAGGTTTAACCTAAAACCTAAAACCTTGGACCTTTTACGCATAAGTTAAACTGAAATAGTCCGTCTTTATTAGTGCGCGGTTTTAGACCTAAATTTTTGGTGAGATAAACTATCCCTATTTATTAAATAAATATGCTTAAAACACTTTGGGCTACTGTTCGGCAAAGAAAGATTGAACTTTTGGAATCGCTAGAGCTACCAGAAGGAACAAAATTACTGGTGACACTGCACCATGATACTGAAAGTGAGTCTTGGCTTCAAATCAGTCAACCATCACTAGATGCAATCTGGGATAATACCGAGGATGATGTGTATGCCGAGTTACTGCAAAAATGACATTATCTTGATGCTGAGGCAGAACAGCTAGAGCGGTCTTTGCGAGTTTGGTTAGGGTTAAATTAACCATGACGATGAAACGATCGCTCTCAAAATAACTTTTAAAACTACAGAAGTACACATAAGGTTCAAAGTAATAGGAGGAACGGTGTTAGGTAATAGCTGTGAAGTTAAACCTTTCCCCCTTACCCTTAAATTCCCACTTTCCCTGCCCTCCGCGCTATACTATAGCCAACCCTTGAGACGACGAGCAACCTGTGGACGACGTAGCTTACGCATCGCTTTGGTTTGAATTTGGCGTACTCTTTCTCGTGAGAGATTAAACATACCTCCAACCTCATCTAAAGTGTAAGCTTGGTCTGTAGTCAATCCATAACGCAATGAAATTACATCTCGCTCTCGCTCGGTCAAAACCTCTGCTAGTACCTCAGAGATTTCCTGACGCATCATGGTCTCGCTGATTTTATCTTCGGGTAACTGGATTTCTGTATCTTGAAGCAGATCAACTAACTCGGTATCTTCTCCTTTCCCGATGCGATGATTAAGAGATAGAGACTGGCGCTTTAATTCCAACAGATAACGCAACTGGAGGGGAGAAATTTCCATTTCTGTGGCGATTTCTTCTTCTTTAGGGTTGCGGTGTAGTTGTTGCTTAAGTACCCGTTGAGCTTTTTTGAGTTTATTTAGTTTTTCGACAATATGAATAGGAAGACGGATGGTACGAGCATCGTTAGCAATAGTTCTAGTAATCGCTTGGCGAATCCACCAGTAAGCGTAAGTAGAGAATTTATAACCCTTATTGGGGTCAAATTTTTCTGTAGCTCGATTTAATCCTACAGCACCTTCTTGAATTAAATCTAAAAAGGGGACACCACGATTTAAATAGCGTTTAGCAATAGAGACGACTAATCTTAGATTCGAGCGGATCATTTTGCGTTTAGCGACACGTCCCTGATAAAGCAGATTATCTAATTGTCCGACGCTATTTAAAGCCAAAGCAGTAACTAATTCCGCTTTAGTGGGCGATCGCCTTAATTCTCTTTCTAATTGCTGAGTTTGCTCTTCTACCTTTATTAAAAATTTGATTTGGTACGCTAGAGTCAGTTCTTCCTCGGGATTTAGTAGAGGATAACGGGCCATTTCTTGAAAAAACGTACCAATAGTGTCGTCTAATTTAGACTTTGACGATGACCATGATTTGGTAGATTCAATCTCAGGTTCTAATTGAGAAAAGGAAATTTCAATTAAGTTTTCCTGAAATTCATTGGAGTGATTGGATATGTTCATCAGGGTTAAATGATACCAACTAGGATTTTTATTTTGCTAAAATCGATAAAAGAAAACTATTGTTTACATTTATTCACTTTTTTTGAGAACCGTTTGCAGGAATTAGGATGTTTTTGACTAGGTTAGCAGAAATAATAATTTTATTTGTTTACTTCATCACAAAATTCAACTATTATCTGATTAAATAAATCTACAATTATGATAACTAGAACACTGATTTGCTCGGAACCCTCATCGGCTTATCTAACTGGCTCACCCTCCCCGTTATGGTTAGAAGTGCTGGTAGACTGTCCCGGTGTACAGGGTTTATATACTTATCGTTTACCAGAAAATCTGGAAGTGCAACCAGGAGATATCGTAACCGTTCCCTTTGGTAGTAAATTAATGGGTGGAATCGTAATTCGTTTGAGAGAGTCACCCCCAGAAAATTTAGAACCTCAACAAATCAAAGAAATCGCCGGTTTAAGCGCTAGAGGTGTGTTTCCTCCAAATTATTGGCGCTTAATGGAGCAAGTGGCGGAGTATTACGCAGTGGAACTAATGAGCGTGATTCGACTAGCCTTACCGCCGGGTTTATTGAAGCGTTCTCAGCGACGTATCCGTTTACAACCAGAAGCGATACCCTCTGGATTTGAAGTTTTTTGTAGTGCTTCAGCTCGAGCTATTTTGAATCTACTGCAAAGTCAGCAGACAGGAGACTACAGCGTTAAATATCTCCAGCGTCAAGTGCGGGGTTTTGAAAGAGGATTGACAGAACTAATTAAAAGAGGGTGGGTAACGAGTTATTTAGAACCACCGAAGGCGATCGCCCCTAAATTACAGAAAGCGGTAACAAAAGTCGTAGAAACCTCTCCCAGTGATTTAACAACCAAGCAAAGGGAAGTATTAGAAATTCTAGGAATCAGAGGAGGAGAACTCTGGTTAAAAGAGTTATTAGAGCTCACCCAAGTCACCATCTCCGTGGTCGAAACCTTAGCCAAAAAAGGTTGTGTCGTAATCGAAGCAAGAGAAACACTGCGCTTATATCGAGATGGGAAAGTCACCCCAGACAAGATACAACAACTAACACCACCACAAGCTGAAGCGGTACGAGTAATTACCGAATTGGCAGGATATGCGCAAGTCTTACTCCACGGTGTGACTGGATCGGGAAAAACAGAAGTATATCTTCAAGCGATCGCCCCCCTACTAGAATCAGGTAAATCAGCTTTAGTACTAGTACCCGAAATCGGCTTAACCCCTCAACTGACCGATCGCTTTCGGGCACGTTTTGGAGAACGAGTTTACGTTTATCATAGCGCGCTAGCTGATGGGGAACGCTACGACACCTGGAGACAGCTACTCACAGGAGAACCTCAGGTAATTATTGGTACTCGTTCCGCCGTATTTTTACCCCTAATTAACCTAGCTTTAATCGTACTGGACGAGGAACACGATTCCAGCTTTAAAGAAAGTCAACGCATTCCCACTTATCACGCGCGTCAGATTGCTCAGTGGCGAGCTCAACTCTCTCCCTGTCCCCTCGTTTTAGGATCAGCCACCCCCGCTAGTGAAACCTGGTATCAGTTTCAGCACCAACAGCCTCCTCAATCATATTACCTATCTCTACCTGAGAGGATACAATCTCGTCCCTTACCTGCAGTAGAAATCGTGGATATGCGCCAAGAACTCCACAGGGGTAATCGCTCCATTTTCAGTACCACTCTCGCTAACACTTTAGCTGAATTAAGAAACAACCAACAACAGGCGATTCTTTTTATTCCCCGGCGCGGTCACAGTACTTTTGTATCTTGCCGTAGTTGTGGATACGTGATTGAATGTCCCCATTGCGATGTTTCCCTTTCCTACCACTACGCTCAAGAAGGAGCAACAAGGTTACTACGATGCCACTACTGTAATTATAGCAGTCTACACCCCAACGCTTGTCCTAGCTGCGATTCCCCCTACTTGAAATTTTTTGGCAGTGGTACCCAAAGAGTTTACCAAGAATTGAGTCGCCAGTTACCCGAGTTACGTTTAATTCGCTTCGATAGCGATACCACGCGCACGAAAGGCTCCCATCGTCGCCTGTTAGAGAGTTTCGCCCAAGGAGAAGCAGACGTATTAATAGGGACTCAAATGCTCACTAAAGGGCTCGATTTAGCTCAGGTAACCCTGGTAGGAGTAGTCGCCGCCGACGGATTACTACACCACTCCAACTATCGTACTGCAGAACAATCCTTTCAAACCCTCACTCAAGTAGCAGGACGCGCGGGACGAGGTGACCAACCCGGTAGAGTAATCATCCAAACCTATCACCCGGAACACCCAGTATTAGAAGCTGTTCAAACTCACGACTATTCCTCTTTTATGGAGACAGAGTTAACACAAAGAGCCGAACTCAATTATCCTCCCTATGGAAGCTTGATTTTAATACTCTTAAAAGGTCTCAATCAGATAGAAGTAGAACGAACCGCAGAGCAAATCAGAGACAATTGCGCTCAGATATTACCCCCAGAAGTAGAAATTCTTGGACCTGCCCCCGCTCAAATTATGCGAGTCGCTAGTCACTATCGCTGGCAAATTCTACTCAAGTTTCCCCATTCTCAACGTCATCAATCTCTTGACTTTCAAGCGTTACAACAACTCTGTCCAACCTCCGTCACCATGTCTATTAGTATCGACCCGTTGAACATAGAATGATTTCAATTCAATTACCCAGTGCGATCGCTCTTGTTGTTACTCCAACGCAATTTGAGATGTTAGTAACAGTTAATCGGGATTTAAAACTAGAACGCACATCCACAGGAGAATTAATCGTGAATCCCCCCACAGGAGGAGAATCTGGAAAAAGAAATTTCAATCTAATTGGTCAACTAGCACGCTGGTGCGAAGCATACGCTGATTTAGGCGAGGGTTTTGACTCTTCCACTGGTTTTCAACTTCCTGATGGTGCGATTCTCTCTCCAGATGCTTCCTGGATTAGACGCGATCGTTGGGAAGTTCTTACCCCTGCTGAGAAAAAGGGATTTATTCCCCTTGCTCCCGATTTTGTGGTGGAATTGCGTTCTGAATCTGACAGTTTACCCAAACTACAAGCTAAGATGCAGCAATACCTCGATAATGGTACTAGATTGGGATGGCTAATTGACCCTCAAAATCAAACAGTAGCCATTTATCGTCCCCATAAAGATGTAGAAGTTCTGCAAAACCCTCAGATGCTCTCAGGAGAAGATGTCCTACCAGGATTTAGCTTGAGTCTTGCGAAAATATGGTTAAAATAAGGCACGAGGTCTTGACAATATCGCGCTTTATCGGTTATACTCTTAGTATAATGGGAATCTGTGCGCGCCTATAATTGACTCCCAAAAAAGTTTTAAAACCCAACCCATCAAAACACTAATTTTTACTCTTAAAACTAACTTCTAGTTTTTATGAAAAAAAGATATATTTATTGGCAGGAAGAAGATATGTGGATAGGGTATTTCGAAGAGTATCCTGACTACTGGACTCAGGGCGAAACCGAAGAAGAACTACAAGAAAACTTAATCGAGATCTACAGAGAATTAACCGGGGGAACAATTCCAAATGTTCGTAGGTTAGCTGAACTTGAGATATCGTGAAAAGGAGAGACTTGATCAGAAAACTGGAAGATATGGGATGTGTCTTCATTCGTCACGGTGGTAAACACGATTGGTATCAAAACCCAAAGACGAAAATTTCTCAACCTATTCCTAGACATCGAGAGATTAAAGAGCAACTTTCCAAACACATTATTAAAATGCTCAGTTAAACGTGCGCACTCGCCGAAAGCGATATTCCTGTGCGATCGCTTACGGAACTTCCTGTTGACTTTTTAATCAAAAAAGGCTATAAGTCAATATGGATAAAGATTAGAGCTAAATTAGCCCCAAAAATCTGTACCCATGTAGGTGTTTGACAAACATTTAGCGTTCGCTGTATCATTGAAATATAGGTTCAAATCACTCAAACCACCCTCCATTTAAGCATCAGAGGATTTGTACCCATGTAAAGCGACTACAAAAATCACTCAAAGTCGCTCTAGGTAGGGCTTTCATTATTTTTGCTAGGCGGAAGTTCCGCTGTAAGGATAATTTTCGGCATTAGAAATACAAGATTTATCTTACCACTCCCACACTTTCTTGATGCACTACCTCTTGCCCCTACCCCAATATAAGATTTACAAATTGTAAATTTATGGTATCCTTGTAGCTGGAAAGTAAAAAATGTTAAGCAGAATAGTTCATGATTGGCAATATTGACCAAGTTTACTTTTTCGGTGATAGTCTGACTGATACAGGTAATGTCTTTAATTTTACTGGTGGTTTTCCTGATTCTTTCGGTGGTGTTTTCCCCTATGAAGATGGGCGTTTTTCCAATGGAAATGTCTGGACTGATTATTTCACAGAAGAATTTAATTTAACAGTCGATCCTTTTATTGCAGGTCCTGGTCTCAACTTAGATCTTGATGACAATAATGACGGAACTAATTTTGCTATTGGCGGTGTAGATTCTGGAGATGGATCTGGAAATGTTGGTCCTGTACCCATCGGTTTAGAACAGCAGATCGATTCGTTTGAAGTATTGGTTAATGATCTGAGTTCTCAAGGAGAGGTGTTTAATAATGATCTCTATTTTTTATGGATTGGTGCTAACGATTATTTGCGTTTTATCGAGAATGCCGACGATCCATCTACTCTAAACGTTATTGAAGTGGAAGCTAATTTTCCGCAAAACCCTATCAATTTAGTTACTAATGTTGTAGTAAATAATATTAGCCAAGCCCTTCAAGATCTCGTTGATATTGGAGCAAGAGATATCGTTGTTTTTAATTTGCCGGACTTAGATTATACTCCTTTAGCTACAGGTTTGGATGAAGACGATCAAGAAGAGCTTAGAGATATTACTGAAGATCATAATAATAGGTTAGAAGATCAATTAGAATCACTTAGAGAAGAAAATCCCAATATCAATCTAATTGATATAGATATTAATCAATTATTTGATGAATTCATAGAGGACCCAACGAACTTTGATTTTACTAATGTTACAGACAACTTTTCAGGAGTAGATCTGTATACAGGAGCTGCAATTCCTCCAGCCACAGGAAATATTAGTAATTTTTTATGGATTGATAGTGTTCATCCAAGTACTAAGGCTCATGAATTAGTAGCTGAGTTAGTTATTGATTCAGTTGCTGATGAGGTAGGTTCTTCAATATTGAGTTTTGGTCAAAGACCCAATCGACTGCAAATGGAAGCTTTCATCGATGAAGAA
It encodes the following:
- a CDS encoding type II toxin-antitoxin system HicA family toxin, whose product is MIRKLEDMGCVFIRHGGKHDWYQNPKTKISQPIPRHREIKEQLSKHIIKMLS
- a CDS encoding SGNH/GDSL hydrolase family protein; the protein is MIGNIDQVYFFGDSLTDTGNVFNFTGGFPDSFGGVFPYEDGRFSNGNVWTDYFTEEFNLTVDPFIAGPGLNLDLDDNNDGTNFAIGGVDSGDGSGNVGPVPIGLEQQIDSFEVLVNDLSSQGEVFNNDLYFLWIGANDYLRFIENADDPSTLNVIEVEANFPQNPINLVTNVVVNNISQALQDLVDIGARDIVVFNLPDLDYTPLATGLDEDDQEELRDITEDHNNRLEDQLESLREENPNINLIDIDINQLFDEFIEDPTNFDFTNVTDNFSGVDLYTGAAIPPATGNISNFLWIDSVHPSTKAHELVAELVIDSVADEVGSSILSFGQRPNRLQMEAFIDEELVGRESGSQNGVVPSVDPFTIFAVDSQDSGSNNFVDKTWFDQGEGIGIKDGDDGNSSKQKRIDGDEILGISVEGYYLDSVQLDLFKINSNDGATIRLEAINGNNLVDSKVFTLGSGQIQNPNSLVFNSSGSFDTLHISAADVDTNMFFKKAEFTGYEA
- a CDS encoding Uma2 family endonuclease — its product is MISIQLPSAIALVVTPTQFEMLVTVNRDLKLERTSTGELIVNPPTGGESGKRNFNLIGQLARWCEAYADLGEGFDSSTGFQLPDGAILSPDASWIRRDRWEVLTPAEKKGFIPLAPDFVVELRSESDSLPKLQAKMQQYLDNGTRLGWLIDPQNQTVAIYRPHKDVEVLQNPQMLSGEDVLPGFSLSLAKIWLK
- a CDS encoding type II toxin-antitoxin system HicB family antitoxin; translation: MKKRYIYWQEEDMWIGYFEEYPDYWTQGETEEELQENLIEIYRELTGGTIPNVRRLAELEIS
- the priA gene encoding primosomal protein N', translated to MITRTLICSEPSSAYLTGSPSPLWLEVLVDCPGVQGLYTYRLPENLEVQPGDIVTVPFGSKLMGGIVIRLRESPPENLEPQQIKEIAGLSARGVFPPNYWRLMEQVAEYYAVELMSVIRLALPPGLLKRSQRRIRLQPEAIPSGFEVFCSASARAILNLLQSQQTGDYSVKYLQRQVRGFERGLTELIKRGWVTSYLEPPKAIAPKLQKAVTKVVETSPSDLTTKQREVLEILGIRGGELWLKELLELTQVTISVVETLAKKGCVVIEARETLRLYRDGKVTPDKIQQLTPPQAEAVRVITELAGYAQVLLHGVTGSGKTEVYLQAIAPLLESGKSALVLVPEIGLTPQLTDRFRARFGERVYVYHSALADGERYDTWRQLLTGEPQVIIGTRSAVFLPLINLALIVLDEEHDSSFKESQRIPTYHARQIAQWRAQLSPCPLVLGSATPASETWYQFQHQQPPQSYYLSLPERIQSRPLPAVEIVDMRQELHRGNRSIFSTTLANTLAELRNNQQQAILFIPRRGHSTFVSCRSCGYVIECPHCDVSLSYHYAQEGATRLLRCHYCNYSSLHPNACPSCDSPYLKFFGSGTQRVYQELSRQLPELRLIRFDSDTTRTKGSHRRLLESFAQGEADVLIGTQMLTKGLDLAQVTLVGVVAADGLLHHSNYRTAEQSFQTLTQVAGRAGRGDQPGRVIIQTYHPEHPVLEAVQTHDYSSFMETELTQRAELNYPPYGSLILILLKGLNQIEVERTAEQIRDNCAQILPPEVEILGPAPAQIMRVASHYRWQILLKFPHSQRHQSLDFQALQQLCPTSVTMSISIDPLNIE